A region of Rattus rattus isolate New Zealand chromosome 7, Rrattus_CSIRO_v1, whole genome shotgun sequence DNA encodes the following proteins:
- the Gphb5 gene encoding glycoprotein hormone beta-5, protein MKLVHLVLGAAALLLLGGSDSVLSSSGGNLHTFVGCAVREFTFVAKKPGCRGLRITTDACWGRCETWEKPILEPPYIEAYHRVCTYNETRQVTVKLPNCAPGVDPFYTYPMAVRCDCGACSTATTECETI, encoded by the exons ATGAAGCTGGTACACCTTGTCCTTGGTGCTGCGGCTCTCCTTCTTCTGGGTGGCTCTGACTCTGTCCTCAGCAGCTCCGGCGGGAACCTACACACTTTCGTGGGATGTGCTGTGAGGGAATTCACTTTCGTGGCCAAGAAGCCAGGCTGCAGGGGACTTCGGATCACCACAGATGCCTGCTGGGGTCGCTgtgagacctgggag AAACCCATTCTGGAGCCTCCCTACATAGAAGCCTATCATCGAGTGTGTACCTACAATGAGACCAGACAGGTGACGGTGAAGCTGCCTAACTGTGCCCCTGGAGTCGACCCCTTCTACACCTACCCGATGGCTGTCCGATGTGACTGCGGGGCGTGTTCCACTGCCACCACTGAGTGTGAGACCATCTGA